TTAATCCGGCCTTCCTGTTTTTTGGGAGAGCTTTAATTTATCATCATGGTTAAGCAGTTACTGGCCAGCCTTGTGATCAGCCTGGCCGTTACGATAGCGGTAAATCTGTTTATATACTCCGCCTCCGGAAATTTCAGCTGGGGAAATTTCCTGTTTTTCGGACTGTTTTTCGGACTGACATTTCCACTGGCAGGAAAACTCAAACGTCGCCGTCGAAGTTGATCATATCCATTACGACGAAATAATTATCTGCCAGTAAATTACGAAAAATCCCTACTTTTTAGTAAATTTTTATCACGCCCTCAGGAACATTAGCCGGCCTGTTTAGTTTATATACTACAAAATTCTCCGGTGTAACCGGGATTAAAGAGAAAAGAATAACAGTAAATATTCGGGAGGAAGAAATGGTAAAAGTTGGACAGGAAATTCCTGACTTCGAACTGGACGCTTATCATGACGACGAACTTAAAAAGATCAAGCTTTCTGATTATCGCGGTAAATGGTTGACCCTTATGTTCTACCCGGCCGATTTCACTTTTGTCTGCCCGACCGAGCTCGAGGAAGCCGCTGATCATTACGATCAGTTCCGGGAATCGGATGCTGAGATACTCTCTGTTTCAACCGATACCGCCTTTGTGCACAAAGCCTGGCATGATGTTTCACCGGCAATCAAGAAGATCAGGTACCCTATGCTGGCTGACCCGACAGGAGATTTGTGTAAATCCTTCGGCACCTACCTGGAGGGCCAGGGTGTCTCGCTGAGGGCCACTTTTATTATTGATCCGGATGGTATCCTGCGCTCGATGGAAATTCATGACAACTCGATCGGTCGCAGTGCAACCGAGATCCTGCGCAAACTGCAGGCCTCCAAGTATGTCCGTGAATCCGACGGTGAAGCCTGCCCGGCCAGCTGGAAACCGGGTGG
This DNA window, taken from Candidatus Zixiibacteriota bacterium, encodes the following:
- a CDS encoding redoxin domain-containing protein; this encodes MVKVGQEIPDFELDAYHDDELKKIKLSDYRGKWLTLMFYPADFTFVCPTELEEAADHYDQFRESDAEILSVSTDTAFVHKAWHDVSPAIKKIRYPMLADPTGDLCKSFGTYLEGQGVSLRATFIIDPDGILRSMEIHDNSIGRSATEILRKLQASKYVRESDGEACPASWKPGGKTLRPGLDLVGKI